The Thermosynechococcus sp. HN-54 DNA segment TGGGGTTGAGGAGCCAGCCGCTCAAGGGGTAGAGAATACCGGCGGCAATGGGAATGCCAGCAACGTTATAGATGAAGGCAAGGAAGAGGTTCTGGCGAATGTTTTGCAGGGTGGCACGGCTGAGTTGTAAGGCGGTGACGATGCCCTGAAGGTGACCGGAAATGAGTGTGATGTCACTGCTGGCGATCGCCACATCGGTGCCTGTGCCAAGGGCAATGCCAACATCCGCTTGGGCGAGGGCGGGTGCATCATTAATGCCATCCCCCACCATGGCTACACACTTGCCTTGCCGTTGCAGATCAGCAATGATGGCTGCCTTTTGATCGGGGCGGACATGGGCAACGTACTGATCAATGCCCACTTGCCGGGCGATCGCCGCAGCGGTTACAGCATGATCACCGGTCAGCAGAATCACCTCTCGTCCCATACGCTTCAGGGTGGCTATGACGGTCGGGGCTTCGGGCTTGAGGGTGTCGGCAATGGCCATGAGACCCCTCACTTCTGCGTTCACAGCCATCCAGACCACCGTTTTCCCTTGTGCGGCAAAGGTTTGGGCTTGGGGCTGCCAAGGGGTGATGTCAATGCCGTGGGCTTCGAGAAAGGCTGGGGTACCCAGCCGCACCCATTGCTCGTCAACCATGCCCTGTACCCCTTGACCAATGGTGGCAACAAAGTCCCGAACCGGTTGTGGTGACACGCCTTGGGCTTGGGCATACTCGACCACAGCGGCAGCAAGGGGATGTTCCGAGTGCCATTCCACACTGGCCGCAAGATGCAGAAGCGTTATCGGATCACTCTCGGTATAGAAATCTGTCACGCTGGGATGGCCTTGGGTCAGGGTTCCTGTTTTGTCGAGAACCACAGTTTGTACCCGATGGGCGAGTTGGAGACTGCGGGCCTCTTTGATCAAAATGCCATACTCTGCTGCTTTACCCGTGGCCACCATGATGGAGGTGGGGGTCGCCAAGCCAAGGGCACAGGGACAGGCAATGATCAGGACACCAATGGTGGTCAATAGGGCAAGGGTGGGATTGCCGCCAACAGTGAGCCACAACAACCCCGTCAGGAGGGCGATCGCCAGCACCGTCGGCACAAACCAAGCCGTGATCCGATCTGCCAGTTTTTGAATGGGGGCTTTTGAGGCCTGCGCCTGCTGCACCAGTCGAATCATGTGTGCCAGAAAGGTTTGCTGCCCCACCCGCGTAGCACGCATTTGCAGACTCCCCGTTTGATTGAGGGTACCACCAATGACCTCATCCCCCTCGCGCTTTTCTACCGGTAGGCTCTCCCCCGTCACCATGGATTCATCTACCGTCGAAGCGCCGGCCACAATCTCACCATCCACGGGAATTTTCTCGCCCGGACGCACCAGCAGTCGATCCCCCCCTTGGACTTCGATCAGCGGCACCTCCACTGCTTCGCCGTTACGAATCACCCGTGCCGTTTTCGGTTGCAGGGCTAGGAGTTTGCGAATGGCGGCGGCAGTTTCCCGTTTGGCGCGACTTTCGAGAAAGCGTCCCAAGAGAATCAGGGTAATGACAACGGCTGAGACTTCGTAATAGACCTCTGGCGTGTGTGCATGGAAGGTGCGGGGAAAGAGCGTCACAAAGAGAGAGTAGAAAAACGCGACACTAGTACCCAAGGCCACAAGGGTATCCATCGTTGCCGTGCGATAGCGGAGTGCCCGCCACGCCCCTTCGTAAAAGGATTCACCACTCCAAAATTGAATTGGCGCTGTGAGCAACAGTTGCACCCAAGGATGGTGCAGCCACGCAGGGATCCACGGCAGATACCAGCCCGTCATCATTGGGAGATTCCCCAGCAGTAGTAGTAGGGTTGCACCACCCGCAAAGAGGAGTCGCCGTTTGAGACGACGGAGTTCTGCCCGATAGGCAAATTCTTCGGCGGCGGTGTCGGTCACCAGTCCTTCTTCGGGGAGTCGCTTTGCGTGATAGCCGGCTTTGGCGATCGCCCCCTGTAGATCTGACCATGTGACCCGTTGGGGGTCATAGGCGACCGTGGCCTGAGCAGCGGCAAAGTTAATTTCGCAGTCCATGACACCGGGGAGCGATCGCAGGGCGGTTTCAACCACATTGGCGCAAGCGGCACACCGCATCCCCTGCACCTTGAATGTGAGGTGAGTCATCATTGCGGGGTATAGCCTGCTTGGCGAATCGCAGCGCGGATCTCTGCGGCTGGGAGGACGGTGTCAATCTCTATCCACTTGGTTGCCAAGTCAGCAGTCACCCTTGCCTGAGGATCAATGGCTTGAATCGCTTGGATGAGGGTATCGCGGCAAGCCCCGCAGGCCATGTCGGGCACGTGCAGTTTGAGAACCATGGTGACATTCCCCTGACGCTCCTCCTATTTATCCTGAAGTCTCCAGTGAACTAGAGAGTCAAGGGGGCGTGCAGGCTAATTTTGTTCAACGGCTAGGGGCTGGCCTTGGGATTTTAAGGCATCGGCGATCGCCACCAATTCTTGCTCAAAGGCCAACTGTGCCCGATTGGTACGTCCACCCACATAGAGAAGATCATTCTCCTGCAGCCCCCAGACTTGAGAGTGGGAGACATAGCTCATGATCACGCCCGCCATCAACAGGGCAAAACCGGCATAGAAAAGGGGAATCCCCGGATCGGATTTAATTTGCAGCCCCGTACTGCCCACCAGTTCAATCAACGTCAGCGTGACCCCATTAATTTCCGTACTCATGCCTGTGCGCAAGCTGGTGAGAAACTCGCCCTTGGGGCTATAGATTAAGACCGTGCCCTGTAAATCCCGCGCAATGAGGGAGATTCCCTCGGAGAGATCGGGTTTCGTAGGCAGCCATGTCCC contains these protein-coding regions:
- a CDS encoding heavy metal translocating P-type ATPase: MTHLTFKVQGMRCAACANVVETALRSLPGVMDCEINFAAAQATVAYDPQRVTWSDLQGAIAKAGYHAKRLPEEGLVTDTAAEEFAYRAELRRLKRRLLFAGGATLLLLLGNLPMMTGWYLPWIPAWLHHPWVQLLLTAPIQFWSGESFYEGAWRALRYRTATMDTLVALGTSVAFFYSLFVTLFPRTFHAHTPEVYYEVSAVVITLILLGRFLESRAKRETAAAIRKLLALQPKTARVIRNGEAVEVPLIEVQGGDRLLVRPGEKIPVDGEIVAGASTVDESMVTGESLPVEKREGDEVIGGTLNQTGSLQMRATRVGQQTFLAHMIRLVQQAQASKAPIQKLADRITAWFVPTVLAIALLTGLLWLTVGGNPTLALLTTIGVLIIACPCALGLATPTSIMVATGKAAEYGILIKEARSLQLAHRVQTVVLDKTGTLTQGHPSVTDFYTESDPITLLHLAASVEWHSEHPLAAAVVEYAQAQGVSPQPVRDFVATIGQGVQGMVDEQWVRLGTPAFLEAHGIDITPWQPQAQTFAAQGKTVVWMAVNAEVRGLMAIADTLKPEAPTVIATLKRMGREVILLTGDHAVTAAAIARQVGIDQYVAHVRPDQKAAIIADLQRQGKCVAMVGDGINDAPALAQADVGIALGTGTDVAIASSDITLISGHLQGIVTALQLSRATLQNIRQNLFLAFIYNVAGIPIAAGILYPLSGWLLNPMLAGAAMAFSSFSVVMNALRLRYFRPQLTALS
- a CDS encoding heavy-metal-associated domain-containing protein, producing the protein MVLKLHVPDMACGACRDTLIQAIQAIDPQARVTADLATKWIEIDTVLPAAEIRAAIRQAGYTPQ